Proteins encoded within one genomic window of Chlorobaculum sp. MV4-Y:
- the rlmN gene encoding 23S rRNA (adenine(2503)-C(2))-methyltransferase RlmN, with product MTRLGEPAYRANQLHRWLYSNQALRFEEMSTLSKQLRQKLASEWIIHPASLVGTESETMESGSVAGNPTAKFLIKLEDNELVESVLIPSEERITACISSQIGCPLRCTFCATGHMGFRRNLTTSEITDQIFLLEKEAQKRHRRGLTNIVFMGMGEPLLNLDNVFESIGTLTEKDYQFSISEKKITISTVGLPLEMDRIARSGLKTKLAISLHSADQLIRERMMPIAIDITLDKLAKAINSYNTITSQPVTLVYMLLDGVNDSPEDARKLVRFAKRGLCKINLIDYNSIVTLKFKPGCSSSKTVFIQQLLDAGLFVTVRKSQGAAINAACGQLATRPVR from the coding sequence TTGACCCGTCTCGGAGAGCCAGCTTATCGCGCAAATCAGCTCCATCGATGGCTGTACAGTAATCAGGCTCTCCGTTTTGAAGAAATGAGCACCCTCAGCAAACAACTGCGTCAGAAACTCGCTTCTGAATGGATTATACATCCGGCCTCACTTGTCGGCACCGAAAGCGAAACGATGGAATCTGGTTCAGTGGCTGGAAACCCAACGGCAAAATTCCTCATCAAACTGGAGGACAACGAACTGGTCGAAAGTGTCCTCATCCCTTCGGAAGAGCGGATAACTGCCTGCATCTCCTCGCAAATCGGCTGCCCGCTCCGCTGTACCTTCTGTGCAACAGGCCACATGGGATTCAGAAGAAACCTCACGACATCGGAAATAACCGATCAGATATTTCTGCTTGAAAAAGAAGCGCAGAAGCGCCACAGGCGGGGGCTGACCAATATTGTCTTCATGGGTATGGGCGAACCGTTGCTGAATCTTGACAATGTGTTTGAGTCGATCGGAACGCTGACTGAAAAGGATTACCAATTCAGCATCTCCGAAAAAAAGATCACGATTTCAACCGTCGGGTTGCCCCTGGAAATGGACAGAATCGCCCGATCGGGACTCAAAACCAAACTCGCCATATCGCTGCACAGCGCCGACCAGCTCATACGCGAACGAATGATGCCAATCGCCATTGACATTACCCTCGACAAACTCGCCAAAGCGATAAACTCCTATAACACCATAACCAGCCAACCGGTTACGCTTGTCTACATGCTGCTGGATGGCGTCAACGATTCGCCTGAAGATGCCCGTAAACTGGTTCGTTTCGCAAAGAGAGGGTTGTGCAAAATTAATTTGATTGATTATAATTCTATCGTTACCTTGAAATTCAAGCCAGGTTGCAGCAGCTCGAAAACCGTGTTCATTCAACAGTTACTGGATGCTGGGCTGTTCGTAACCGTCAGAAAAAGTCAGGGTGCAGCCATCAACGCAGCATGCGGACAGCTGGCCACCCGGCCTGTGAGGTAA
- the adk gene encoding adenylate kinase → MRVILLGAPGAGKGTQAQYISEAFGIPQISTGDMLRAAVKAATPLGLAAKKVMDEGGLVPDDIIISLVKERIEQSDCANGCLFDGFPRTLAQAEALRAEGIHIDSIIEIAVPDEEIIKRMSGRRVHLASGRTYHLIFNPPAVPDKDDVTGEPLVQRDDDCEETVRKRLQAYHELTEPLIGYYRKLSMNGSADAPKYSRIAGIGTVEQIKEEIIAALNG, encoded by the coding sequence ATGAGAGTAATCCTGTTGGGCGCGCCGGGCGCCGGCAAAGGAACACAGGCACAATATATTTCTGAAGCTTTTGGCATACCCCAGATATCGACCGGCGACATGCTGCGCGCCGCTGTCAAGGCCGCCACTCCTCTTGGACTCGCGGCCAAAAAGGTTATGGATGAGGGTGGACTTGTTCCGGACGACATCATCATCAGCCTTGTCAAAGAACGCATAGAGCAATCTGACTGCGCCAATGGCTGCCTTTTCGATGGATTCCCGCGCACCCTGGCCCAAGCCGAAGCCCTGAGAGCAGAAGGCATCCATATCGACTCTATCATCGAAATCGCTGTTCCCGACGAAGAGATCATCAAACGCATGAGTGGACGCCGTGTCCATCTCGCCTCCGGCCGCACCTACCACCTCATTTTCAACCCTCCCGCTGTACCGGACAAGGACGACGTCACCGGAGAGCCATTGGTGCAGCGTGACGACGACTGCGAAGAGACCGTGCGCAAACGCCTGCAAGCTTATCATGAGCTGACAGAACCGCTCATTGGCTACTACCGCAAGCTCTCGATGAACGGCTCGGCTGACGCTCCGAAATACTCAAGAATCGCAGGAATCGGCACCGTCGAACAGATCAAAGAGGAGATCATCGCCGCCCTCAACGGCTAA
- the priA gene encoding primosomal protein N', producing the protein MRAIVYVERIYRDEPFRLSMPEGLKTTIQPGCQVLLNLARHKASAYTGYVWSLEEAGDGDIEGDVLDLLNGGVPVLTPVMLKLAMWISDYYAALSIECLTTALPAPLRSTVDDVVELAGFQLESPELRVKSTGLRRSILKALSAEKRLTVRQLRKRLGRKELYSVLAELERAGLVTIRKSFVETKPATVTAWRLAAALPDEPEKLIARSPRKREAFELLASRPERLFRAGEGGISRMVFSGLVTLGLAEKTETAAPSRESLRFDEPQKEIYSLSPHQQQALDVLTEALYEQQFRTFLLHGVTGSGKTLVYIELLRRVLAEGKTAIVLVPEISLTPQTAARFRHYFGDDIQIMHSAMSDREKYDAWQRLRQGKARIALGARSTIFAPLENVGAIIVDEEHDAAYKQDRTPRYHARDTAVMRAMFENALCVLGSATPSFESYRNALEGKYTLLELPERIDNARMPSIRLVWMPGSQRVTPSISGALYDAIRERLKRDEQVILLQNRRGFAGSLLCLDCGHTPQCRHCNIPLVYHTSDRSLRCHYCGHIETFRQTCPACKSENLFYKSSGTERIEEELGELFPEEKILRMDIDTTSTKDAHASMLTAFREKRARILLGTQMVAKGLDFPEVTLVGVLMADIGLNLPDFRAAERIYSLLMQVAGRAGRSSMPGEVLLQLYNRDNELFQHVIRADYRHFFEAEMATRRELAYPPFTRLIKFECSSPSEAVAEKGALALREHLQPQVPEEFGFILGPAPAGINRIKGRYRYQLILKLSGIKLSSTLLRQVQYDTLGALRGENLVITVDVDPQHLL; encoded by the coding sequence ATGCGCGCGATTGTCTATGTAGAGCGAATCTATCGTGACGAGCCTTTTCGGCTGAGCATGCCGGAGGGGCTCAAAACGACGATTCAGCCGGGTTGTCAGGTGCTGCTGAACCTTGCCCGCCACAAGGCGTCTGCTTACACCGGCTATGTCTGGTCGCTGGAAGAGGCGGGCGATGGCGACATCGAAGGCGATGTGCTCGACCTGCTCAACGGCGGCGTTCCGGTGCTGACTCCGGTGATGCTGAAACTCGCAATGTGGATTTCGGACTACTATGCGGCCCTCTCCATTGAATGCCTCACTACCGCCCTTCCCGCCCCGCTCAGGAGCACGGTCGATGACGTGGTGGAGCTGGCCGGGTTCCAGCTCGAAAGCCCGGAATTACGAGTCAAAAGCACGGGGTTGCGCCGGAGCATTTTGAAAGCGCTCTCGGCTGAAAAACGGCTCACCGTGCGCCAGCTCCGCAAGCGCCTCGGGCGCAAGGAACTGTACTCAGTACTCGCCGAACTCGAACGCGCGGGGCTGGTCACCATCAGGAAAAGCTTTGTTGAAACGAAGCCAGCCACCGTCACAGCATGGCGTCTGGCGGCGGCACTTCCCGATGAACCCGAAAAGCTCATTGCGCGATCGCCCAGAAAACGTGAAGCGTTTGAACTGCTCGCCTCGCGCCCGGAGCGGCTGTTCCGCGCCGGAGAGGGCGGTATTTCACGAATGGTATTCAGCGGACTTGTCACACTCGGCCTCGCCGAAAAGACCGAAACCGCCGCGCCCTCTCGCGAAAGCCTGCGCTTCGACGAGCCGCAAAAGGAGATCTATTCCCTCAGTCCGCACCAGCAGCAGGCGCTTGACGTCTTGACCGAAGCGCTCTACGAACAGCAATTCCGGACATTCCTTTTGCACGGCGTAACCGGCAGTGGCAAGACGCTGGTCTACATCGAGCTGCTGCGCCGCGTGCTCGCCGAGGGCAAGACCGCAATTGTCCTGGTACCGGAAATCTCACTCACACCGCAGACCGCCGCCCGGTTCCGCCACTACTTCGGCGACGATATCCAGATCATGCACAGCGCCATGAGCGACCGCGAAAAGTACGACGCCTGGCAGCGACTGCGACAGGGCAAGGCGCGCATCGCGCTCGGCGCTCGCTCGACCATCTTCGCTCCGCTGGAGAACGTTGGCGCGATCATCGTGGACGAGGAACACGACGCGGCCTACAAGCAGGATCGCACGCCCCGCTACCACGCCCGCGACACAGCGGTGATGCGGGCCATGTTCGAAAACGCGCTCTGCGTACTCGGCTCGGCAACGCCGTCGTTCGAGTCCTACCGGAACGCGCTGGAGGGCAAGTACACGCTGCTCGAACTGCCGGAGCGCATCGACAACGCCCGGATGCCCTCCATCAGGCTGGTCTGGATGCCCGGCAGCCAGCGGGTCACACCGTCGATCTCGGGCGCGCTCTACGACGCCATCCGCGAAAGGCTCAAGCGCGACGAGCAGGTGATCCTTCTGCAAAATCGCCGGGGCTTCGCCGGCAGCCTGCTCTGCCTCGACTGCGGCCACACGCCGCAATGCCGCCACTGCAACATTCCGCTGGTCTATCACACGAGCGACCGGAGCCTGCGCTGCCACTACTGCGGTCACATCGAAACGTTCCGGCAAACGTGCCCCGCCTGCAAATCGGAAAATCTTTTCTACAAAAGCAGTGGCACCGAGCGCATCGAGGAGGAGCTTGGAGAGCTGTTCCCCGAAGAGAAGATTCTGCGGATGGACATCGACACCACCTCGACCAAGGACGCCCACGCCTCGATGCTGACCGCTTTCCGCGAAAAGCGCGCCCGCATCCTGCTCGGCACGCAAATGGTGGCCAAAGGCCTCGACTTTCCGGAGGTGACGCTGGTTGGGGTGCTGATGGCCGACATCGGCCTGAATCTGCCGGACTTCAGAGCCGCGGAGCGCATCTACTCGCTTCTGATGCAGGTCGCAGGACGGGCGGGACGATCGTCGATGCCCGGCGAGGTGCTGCTTCAGCTCTACAACCGCGACAACGAGCTGTTTCAGCACGTCATCCGCGCTGACTACCGCCACTTTTTCGAAGCCGAGATGGCCACCCGCCGCGAACTCGCCTACCCGCCGTTCACGCGTCTCATCAAGTTCGAGTGCTCATCGCCATCGGAAGCGGTCGCAGAAAAAGGAGCTCTAGCGCTTCGGGAACATTTGCAGCCGCAGGTACCTGAAGAGTTCGGTTTTATCCTCGGGCCTGCCCCTGCAGGCATCAACAGAATAAAAGGACGCTACCGATACCAGCTCATCCTGAAGCTCTCCGGGATCAAGCTCTCCTCCACTCTGCTCAGACAGGTGCAGTACGATACCCTTGGCGCATTAAGAGGCGAAAATCTGGTTATCACCGTTGACGTCGATCCGCAGCATCTTCTGTAA
- a CDS encoding DoxX family protein, translating into MTDFEWKGSYLGEHKLKAAGVVAVLLLRYLYTSLFIYGFVHKIMRGWMWSDILTQHFTQRLHELLATSATPGSIEAGIAMWQASYLQHFAIPMVMPIAWIVTIGELIIGVALLFGVTTRINAAFGLFMLLNFTAGGYYNLTIPPLVAISILLIVLPTGHWLGLDRSLNRKYPGSLWFR; encoded by the coding sequence ATGACCGATTTCGAATGGAAAGGCAGTTACCTCGGCGAGCACAAACTCAAAGCCGCTGGCGTCGTTGCCGTGCTTTTGCTGAGATACCTCTACACCTCGCTTTTCATCTACGGCTTCGTCCATAAAATCATGCGCGGCTGGATGTGGAGCGACATTCTGACGCAACACTTCACACAAAGACTGCACGAGCTGCTTGCCACAAGCGCAACGCCCGGCTCCATCGAAGCAGGAATCGCCATGTGGCAGGCCTCATACCTTCAACACTTCGCCATCCCCATGGTCATGCCCATCGCCTGGATCGTGACCATCGGCGAACTGATCATTGGCGTCGCTCTGCTCTTCGGCGTCACCACGCGCATCAACGCGGCATTCGGCCTCTTCATGCTGCTCAATTTCACGGCTGGCGGCTACTACAACCTGACCATTCCTCCGCTGGTCGCCATTTCGATACTGCTCATCGTGCTGCCGACAGGCCACTGGCTCGGCCTCGACCGCAGTCTCAACAGGAAATATCCGGGTTCATTATGGTTCAGATGA